One genomic segment of Pandoraea thiooxydans includes these proteins:
- a CDS encoding 3-deoxy-7-phosphoheptulonate synthase: MNLIDNPTHDKEAGSADSTQDTTRIDDVRIGAVRPLISPALLQDELPVPPAVQALVEDSRAAIAAVLDGRDDRLLAVVGPCSIHDHEQAIDYAHRLKDAADALRQDLLIVMRVYFEKPRTTVGWKGYINDPRLDGSFRINEGLRRARELLLEINGLGLPTATEFLDLLSPQYIADLIAWGAIGARTTESQSHRQLASGLSCPIGFKNGTDGGVQVAADAIVAARASHAFMGMTKMGMAAIFETRGNDAAHVILRGGKHGPNYDSASVEASCAALRALGLREQVMIDCSHANSNKSHLRQVDVARDIAGQLAGGERRIMGVMIESHLEEGRQDLKPGVPLRRGVSITDACLAWSQTEPVLATLAEAVRQRRAG, from the coding sequence TTGAATCTGATCGACAACCCCACGCATGACAAAGAGGCCGGCTCCGCCGACTCGACCCAGGACACGACCCGCATCGACGACGTGCGCATCGGCGCGGTGCGCCCGCTGATCTCCCCCGCGCTTTTGCAGGACGAATTACCGGTGCCGCCGGCGGTGCAGGCGCTGGTCGAGGACAGCCGGGCGGCCATCGCCGCCGTGCTCGACGGACGCGACGATCGCCTGCTGGCGGTGGTTGGCCCCTGCTCGATTCACGACCACGAACAGGCGATCGATTATGCGCATCGGCTCAAGGATGCCGCCGACGCGTTGCGCCAGGATCTGCTGATCGTCATGCGGGTGTATTTCGAAAAGCCGCGCACGACCGTGGGCTGGAAGGGTTATATCAACGACCCGCGCCTGGATGGGAGCTTTCGCATCAATGAAGGACTGCGCCGGGCGCGCGAACTGCTGCTCGAGATCAATGGCCTGGGCCTGCCCACCGCGACCGAATTTCTCGATCTGTTGAGCCCGCAATACATCGCCGACCTGATCGCCTGGGGGGCGATCGGCGCGCGCACCACGGAAAGCCAGAGCCATCGCCAACTGGCCTCGGGGCTGAGCTGCCCGATCGGCTTCAAGAACGGCACCGATGGCGGCGTGCAGGTCGCCGCCGATGCGATCGTTGCCGCACGCGCGAGCCACGCCTTCATGGGCATGACGAAGATGGGCATGGCGGCAATCTTCGAGACACGCGGCAACGATGCCGCGCACGTGATCCTGCGCGGCGGCAAGCATGGCCCGAACTACGACAGCGCATCGGTCGAGGCAAGCTGCGCGGCGCTGCGCGCGCTGGGCCTGCGCGAGCAGGTGATGATCGACTGCTCGCACGCCAACTCCAACAAGTCTCACCTGCGCCAGGTCGACGTGGCGCGGGACATCGCCGGCCAACTGGCTGGCGGGGAGCGCCGCATCATGGGCGTGATGATCGAAAGCCACCTGGAAGAAGGCCGCCAGGACCTCAAGCCGGGCGTGCCGCTGCGGCGCGGCGTATCGATCACCGATGCCTGCCTGGCATGGAGCCAGACCGAGCCGGTGCTGGCCACGCTGGCCGAAGCGGTACGCCAGCGCCGCGCGGGCTAG
- the lpdA gene encoding dihydrolipoyl dehydrogenase gives MSEIQTTTLLVIGGGPGGYVAAIRAGQLGVPTVLVERERLGGTCLNIGCIPSKALIHAGEEFEKATHYAAGQASPLGIRVQAPHIDIAQTVAWKDGIVERLTGGVAGLLKKHGVTVIHGHARVLDGKTVEVTSGDAQDGQPLRIQCEHLLLAAGSEPVPLPSMPFSDRVITSTEALSPRTLPRRLVVVGAGYIGLELGTVYRKLGVEVTVVEAKARILPTYDAALTKPVAEALARLGVTVHLERKVLGLNHAGDAVRVQDAAGAETELPADRVLVAVGRRARTQDWGLESLQLDRNGGALRIDDQCRTSMRNVWAIGDLTGEPMLAHRAMAQGEMVAELIAGRRRHFTPAAIPAVCFTDPEIVTAGLSPPEAEAAGLDCVSAVFPFSANGRAMTLGSTEGFVRVVARRDNHLIVGWQAVGRGVSELAAAFSQSLEMGARLEDVAGTIHAHPTLGEAVQEAALRALGHALHI, from the coding sequence ATGAGCGAGATCCAGACGACGACGCTGCTGGTCATCGGCGGCGGCCCTGGCGGCTACGTCGCCGCAATTCGTGCCGGTCAACTGGGCGTGCCGACCGTGCTGGTCGAGCGCGAGCGTTTGGGAGGCACCTGCCTGAACATCGGCTGCATCCCATCCAAGGCGCTGATTCACGCGGGCGAGGAATTCGAGAAAGCGACGCACTACGCGGCCGGGCAGGCCTCGCCGCTGGGCATCCGGGTGCAGGCTCCGCACATCGACATCGCGCAGACGGTAGCCTGGAAGGACGGTATCGTCGAGCGGCTGACCGGCGGGGTTGCCGGCCTGCTGAAAAAGCATGGCGTGACGGTTATCCACGGCCACGCGCGCGTGCTCGACGGCAAGACCGTCGAGGTCACGAGTGGCGATGCGCAGGACGGCCAGCCGCTGCGCATTCAGTGCGAGCATCTGTTGCTGGCAGCCGGCTCCGAGCCGGTGCCGCTACCCTCGATGCCGTTCAGCGACAGGGTGATCACCTCCACCGAGGCGCTGTCGCCGCGCACGCTGCCGCGCCGCCTGGTGGTGGTGGGTGCCGGCTATATCGGGCTCGAATTGGGTACGGTCTACCGCAAGCTCGGCGTCGAGGTCACGGTGGTCGAGGCCAAGGCGCGCATCCTGCCGACCTATGATGCCGCGCTGACCAAGCCGGTGGCCGAGGCGCTGGCCCGCCTGGGCGTGACAGTGCATCTGGAGCGCAAGGTACTGGGGCTCAATCACGCGGGCGACGCCGTGCGGGTGCAGGATGCCGCCGGCGCCGAGACGGAGCTGCCGGCCGATCGGGTACTGGTCGCCGTCGGCCGGCGCGCGCGCACCCAGGACTGGGGCCTGGAGAGCCTGCAGCTTGATCGCAACGGCGGCGCGCTGCGCATCGACGATCAATGCCGCACCTCGATGCGCAACGTATGGGCGATCGGCGATCTCACCGGTGAGCCGATGCTGGCGCATCGCGCCATGGCGCAGGGCGAGATGGTGGCCGAGCTGATCGCCGGCCGGCGCCGCCATTTCACCCCCGCCGCGATTCCGGCAGTGTGTTTCACCGACCCCGAGATCGTCACCGCCGGGCTGTCGCCCCCCGAGGCCGAGGCGGCCGGGCTGGACTGCGTGTCGGCCGTTTTCCCGTTCAGCGCCAACGGCCGCGCGATGACGCTCGGCTCGACCGAGGGCTTCGTGCGTGTGGTGGCGCGTCGCGACAACCATCTGATCGTCGGTTGGCAAGCGGTCGGTCGCGGCGTATCCGAACTCGCCGCCGCGTTTTCGCAGTCGCTGGAGATGGGCGCACGGCTGGAAGACGTCGCCGGCACCATCCACGCGCACCCGACGCTGGGCGAAGCGGTGCAGGAGGCAGCGCTGCGGGCGCTGGGTCACGCGCTGCATATTTGA
- a CDS encoding dihydrolipoamide acetyltransferase family protein produces MGTHIIKMPDIGEGIAEVELAAWHVGVGETVKEDQPLADVMTDKATVEIPSPVSGTVLALGGQVGDVMAVGSELIRLEVEGAGNQKPGAAPAAPAVPAAAQAEPAPRAAPEPVPAAAPAPVAPAASKPAPPKPAPVIARQPGERPLASPAVRKRAWDLGIELRFVHGTGPAGRIGHEDLDAYLQGRGGTLGARAGLVERNDEQAVPVVGLRRKIAQKMQEAKRRIPHFSYVEEIDVTELEELRVQLNRKWGESRGRLTVLPLLARAMVLALRDFPQINARFDDELGVVTRHGAVHLGIAAQSPAGLMVPVVRHAEARDPWSIAAEIARLGEAVRGGKAERDELLGSTITISSLGPLGGIVSTPVINHPEVAIVGVNRIVERPMIRHGAVVPRKLMNLSSSFDHRVVDGMDAAEFIQAVRALLEQPAMLFVEAP; encoded by the coding sequence ATGGGGACGCATATCATCAAAATGCCCGACATCGGCGAAGGCATCGCCGAGGTCGAACTGGCCGCGTGGCACGTCGGGGTGGGCGAGACGGTGAAGGAAGATCAACCGCTGGCCGACGTGATGACCGACAAGGCCACGGTGGAAATCCCTTCGCCGGTGAGCGGCACCGTGCTCGCGCTGGGCGGCCAGGTCGGCGACGTGATGGCGGTGGGCAGCGAGCTGATCCGCCTGGAAGTCGAAGGTGCGGGCAATCAAAAGCCAGGGGCCGCGCCAGCGGCGCCGGCTGTGCCCGCGGCAGCGCAAGCCGAACCGGCGCCGCGAGCCGCGCCCGAGCCGGTGCCCGCGGCAGCACCCGCACCGGTCGCGCCGGCCGCCTCGAAGCCCGCACCACCGAAGCCGGCGCCGGTGATCGCGCGCCAGCCTGGCGAGCGGCCGCTCGCCTCACCGGCGGTGCGCAAGCGCGCCTGGGATCTGGGCATCGAACTGCGCTTCGTGCACGGCACCGGCCCGGCCGGCCGGATCGGGCATGAAGATCTCGACGCCTATTTGCAGGGGCGCGGCGGCACGCTCGGCGCGCGCGCCGGCCTGGTCGAGCGCAACGACGAGCAAGCGGTACCGGTCGTCGGCCTGCGGCGCAAGATCGCCCAGAAAATGCAGGAAGCCAAGCGGCGCATCCCGCACTTCAGCTACGTCGAGGAGATCGACGTGACCGAACTCGAGGAGTTGCGCGTCCAGTTGAACCGCAAATGGGGCGAGTCGCGCGGGCGGCTGACGGTGCTGCCGCTACTGGCACGGGCCATGGTGCTGGCGTTGCGGGACTTCCCGCAGATCAATGCGCGCTTTGACGACGAACTCGGGGTTGTCACACGCCATGGCGCGGTGCACCTGGGCATTGCCGCGCAAAGCCCGGCCGGCCTGATGGTGCCGGTGGTGCGCCATGCCGAGGCGCGCGATCCGTGGTCGATCGCCGCCGAGATCGCCCGGCTGGGCGAGGCCGTGCGTGGCGGCAAGGCCGAGCGCGACGAGCTGCTCGGCTCGACCATTACGATCAGCAGCCTCGGGCCGCTGGGCGGCATCGTCAGCACGCCGGTCATCAATCATCCGGAAGTGGCCATCGTCGGCGTCAATCGTATTGTCGAGCGGCCGATGATCCGGCACGGCGCGGTGGTGCCGCGCAAGTTGATGAATCTCTCGTCGTCGTTCGATCACCGCGTGGTCGACGGCATGGATGCTGCCGAGTTTATCCAGGCGGTGCGCGCCCTGCTCGAACAACCCGCCATGCTTTTCGTGGAGGCCCCATGA
- a CDS encoding alpha-ketoacid dehydrogenase subunit beta gives MATEKDNGQATAPMSMIQALRSAMDVMLERDSNVVVFGQDVGYFGGVFRCTEGLQAKYGTSRVFDTPISEGGIVGAAVGMGAYGLRPVCEIQFADYFYPASDQIVSEAARLRYRSMGEFIAPLTIRMPCGGGIYGGQTHSQSPEAMFTQVCGLRTVMPSNPYDAKGLLIAAIENDDPVIFLEPKRLYNGPFDGHHERPVTPWSKHPASAVPEGYYTVPLESAAVVRAGSAVTVLTYGTTVHVSLAAAEETGIDAEIIDLRSLWPLDLETIVNSVNKTGRCVVVHEATRTCGFGAELISLVQEHCFYALEAPVERVTGWDTPYPHAQEWAYFPGPRRVGEALRRVMEA, from the coding sequence ATGGCGACAGAAAAAGACAACGGCCAGGCCACCGCTCCGATGAGCATGATCCAGGCGCTGCGCTCGGCCATGGATGTGATGCTCGAGCGCGACAGCAACGTGGTGGTGTTCGGCCAGGACGTCGGCTACTTCGGCGGCGTGTTCCGCTGTACCGAAGGCCTGCAGGCCAAGTACGGCACCTCGCGCGTGTTCGATACGCCGATCTCCGAGGGCGGCATCGTGGGTGCGGCGGTGGGCATGGGCGCCTACGGGCTGCGGCCGGTATGCGAGATTCAATTCGCCGACTATTTCTACCCCGCCTCCGACCAGATCGTCTCGGAGGCCGCGCGCCTGCGTTACCGCTCGATGGGCGAGTTCATCGCGCCGCTGACGATTCGCATGCCCTGTGGCGGCGGGATTTATGGCGGACAGACGCACAGCCAGAGTCCGGAGGCGATGTTCACGCAGGTATGCGGCTTGCGCACGGTGATGCCGTCCAACCCGTATGACGCGAAGGGACTGCTGATTGCGGCAATCGAGAACGACGACCCGGTGATTTTCCTGGAGCCCAAGCGACTTTACAACGGCCCGTTCGACGGTCATCACGAGCGGCCCGTGACCCCCTGGAGCAAGCATCCGGCCAGCGCGGTGCCCGAAGGCTATTACACGGTGCCGCTCGAATCGGCAGCCGTGGTGCGCGCCGGCAGTGCCGTGACGGTACTGACCTACGGCACGACGGTGCACGTATCGCTGGCGGCCGCCGAAGAGACCGGCATCGACGCCGAGATCATCGATCTGCGCAGCCTCTGGCCGCTCGATCTGGAAACCATCGTGAACTCGGTGAACAAGACCGGCCGGTGCGTGGTGGTGCACGAGGCCACGCGCACCTGCGGCTTTGGCGCCGAACTCATCTCGCTGGTGCAGGAGCACTGCTTCTATGCGCTGGAGGCGCCGGTCGAACGCGTGACCGGGTGGGATACGCCGTATCCGCATGCGCAGGAATGGGCGTACTTTCCCGGCCCGCGCCGGGTCGGCGAAGCCCTGCGGCGTGTCATGGAGGCTTGA
- a CDS encoding 3-methyl-2-oxobutanoate dehydrogenase (2-methylpropanoyl-transferring) subunit alpha gives MSQYGPLKLHVPEPTGRPGCKTDFSYLHVSPAGVVRRPPIDVSPADTSDLAYSLVRVLDDDGQAVGPWAPDLSPDALLAGMRAMLKTRIFDARMLVAQRQKKISFYMQSLGEEAIGSAHALALEHGDMCFPTYRQQSILLTRNVSLVDMMCQLMSNQRDPLKGRQLPVMYSVREAGFFSISGNLATQFIQAVGWAMASAIKGDTRIASAWIGDGATAESDFHTALTFAHVYRAPVILNVVNNQWAISTFQAIAGGEGTTFAGRGVGCGIASLRVDGNDFLAVYAASRWAAERARRNLGPTLIEWVTYRAGPHSTSDDPSKYRPGDDWNAFPLGDPIARFKQHLIRLGIWSDAAHEELKAALEAEVLAAQKEAEQYGTMADEHTASPASIFEDVYKDMPEHLRRQRQQLGV, from the coding sequence ATGAGCCAATACGGGCCGCTGAAATTGCACGTGCCGGAGCCAACCGGGCGTCCGGGTTGCAAGACTGATTTTTCCTACCTTCACGTCTCGCCGGCCGGCGTGGTGCGCCGACCGCCCATCGACGTGAGTCCCGCCGATACCAGCGACCTGGCCTACAGCCTGGTGCGCGTGCTCGACGACGATGGCCAGGCCGTCGGACCCTGGGCTCCGGATCTGAGCCCCGACGCGCTGCTCGCGGGCATGCGGGCGATGCTCAAGACCCGAATTTTCGACGCGCGCATGCTGGTCGCGCAGCGCCAGAAAAAAATCTCGTTCTACATGCAGAGCCTCGGCGAAGAGGCGATTGGCTCGGCGCACGCGCTGGCGCTCGAGCATGGCGACATGTGCTTTCCGACCTACCGCCAGCAAAGCATCCTGCTCACCCGCAACGTCTCGCTGGTCGACATGATGTGCCAACTGATGTCCAACCAGCGCGACCCGCTCAAGGGGCGTCAATTGCCGGTCATGTACTCGGTGCGCGAAGCCGGGTTCTTCTCGATCTCCGGCAACCTTGCGACCCAGTTCATCCAGGCGGTCGGCTGGGCAATGGCCTCGGCGATCAAGGGCGATACCCGCATCGCGTCGGCCTGGATCGGCGACGGCGCGACCGCTGAATCGGACTTCCACACGGCCCTGACCTTTGCCCACGTGTATCGCGCGCCGGTGATCCTGAACGTGGTCAACAACCAGTGGGCCATTTCCACCTTCCAGGCGATCGCCGGCGGCGAGGGCACGACTTTCGCCGGGCGCGGCGTGGGCTGCGGCATTGCCTCGCTGCGCGTGGACGGCAACGATTTCCTGGCGGTCTATGCCGCCTCGCGCTGGGCCGCCGAGCGCGCCCGCCGCAATCTCGGCCCGACCCTGATCGAGTGGGTCACCTATCGGGCCGGCCCCCATTCGACCTCCGACGATCCCTCCAAATATCGGCCCGGCGACGACTGGAATGCGTTTCCGCTGGGCGACCCGATCGCGCGTTTCAAACAGCACCTGATCAGGCTGGGTATCTGGTCGGACGCCGCGCACGAGGAACTCAAGGCCGCGCTCGAGGCCGAGGTGCTCGCCGCGCAGAAGGAAGCCGAACAATACGGCACGATGGCCGATGAACATACGGCGAGCCCGGCGAGCATCTTCGAGGATGTCTACAAGGACATGCCGGAGCACCTGCGCCGGCAACGTCAACAGTTGGGGGTCTGA
- a CDS encoding molybdate ABC transporter substrate-binding protein: MKPNRFLRLALALLLCGALLPAAVRAAPLNVASDAALLQPVRQAASRFTSRTGIALSVHSVDMARYAAHAIHAPGQPFDVVIVNAGRYAALARQHRVAPGSRTDLARIGIGIGVPSGHPLPDVTTAAALRRTLLAAHRVALADPGSDAPSGANALTLFDRLGISEPMKAKAVLVSGPLVVTQLQVGKADLALAESTVLQQAPGVQFAGPLPGALQQPISFVGGVGARARRPVAARAFLAFLAAELGPSAPPRKAP; the protein is encoded by the coding sequence ATGAAACCGAACCGATTTCTCCGTCTCGCCCTGGCTCTGCTGCTGTGCGGCGCCCTCCTGCCGGCCGCGGTGCGCGCCGCACCGCTGAACGTTGCCTCGGACGCCGCACTGCTGCAGCCGGTGCGCCAAGCGGCCTCGCGATTCACCTCGCGCACCGGCATCGCGCTGAGCGTTCATAGTGTCGACATGGCCCGCTACGCCGCACACGCGATTCACGCCCCAGGCCAGCCGTTCGACGTGGTGATCGTCAATGCCGGCCGCTACGCGGCGCTGGCGCGGCAACATCGCGTCGCCCCGGGCAGCCGCACCGATCTGGCGCGCATCGGCATCGGCATTGGCGTGCCGTCCGGCCATCCGTTGCCGGACGTCACCACCGCCGCGGCGTTGCGGCGCACATTGCTGGCCGCGCATCGCGTGGCGCTGGCCGATCCGGGTTCCGACGCCCCCAGCGGCGCCAACGCGCTCACACTATTCGACCGCCTGGGGATCTCCGAGCCCATGAAAGCCAAGGCGGTCCTGGTGTCCGGCCCGCTTGTCGTCACCCAGTTGCAGGTGGGCAAGGCGGACCTGGCGCTGGCCGAATCGACCGTGCTGCAGCAGGCGCCGGGCGTGCAGTTCGCCGGGCCGCTGCCGGGCGCGTTGCAGCAGCCGATTTCCTTCGTGGGCGGCGTTGGCGCACGTGCGCGCCGGCCCGTCGCGGCGCGCGCCTTCCTGGCGTTCCTTGCCGCCGAGCTCGGCCCGTCGGCGCCCCCCCGCAAGGCGCCGTAA
- a CDS encoding serine hydrolase: MKGIAARLTRSACVLIAFLRDPHRPRRLIRCLPFAALCLALVCPAGGVLAREHQPRHEAHHTRAKPHSVRHTQHPRRPRLLPRCGYSPAAVRRLHSRAIYVLDVKSNTVLLSRRAHEVRPIASISKLMMAVVARSTHRPLNGMLRVTAQDRDRIKFTGSRLKVGSRLSRRDMLHIALMSSENRAAAALSRDYPGGRPAFIAAMNRKARQLGMRHTHFRNASGLSPHNVSTAADLAKLVAYAHRDPLIRRFSTDKWDTVHPGRGQLVYVNSNALIRLGHAPIQLQKTGFINESGHGVVMRMLVRGRPQTLVLLGSRTPRGDIADAIRIRRWLDCSLG, encoded by the coding sequence TTGAAAGGCATCGCTGCCCGCCTCACCCGTTCCGCCTGTGTCCTTATCGCCTTCCTGCGTGACCCGCACCGCCCCCGGCGCCTGATCCGGTGCCTGCCATTTGCTGCGCTTTGCCTGGCGTTGGTGTGCCCGGCCGGAGGTGTGCTCGCGCGCGAGCACCAGCCACGGCACGAAGCTCATCACACCAGGGCCAAGCCGCATTCGGTCCGCCACACCCAACACCCGCGGCGCCCGCGCCTGCTCCCGCGCTGCGGCTACAGCCCCGCGGCCGTACGACGGCTGCATTCGCGGGCTATCTACGTGCTGGACGTCAAGTCCAATACGGTTTTGCTGTCGCGCCGCGCCCACGAGGTGCGCCCGATTGCGTCGATTTCCAAGCTGATGATGGCGGTCGTGGCGCGCAGCACGCATCGGCCGCTCAATGGCATGCTGCGCGTAACTGCGCAGGACCGCGACCGCATCAAGTTCACCGGCTCGCGACTGAAGGTGGGCTCACGGCTGTCGCGCCGGGATATGCTGCATATCGCGCTGATGTCGTCGGAGAACCGTGCAGCGGCCGCGCTCAGCCGCGACTATCCGGGCGGGCGGCCGGCCTTCATCGCCGCAATGAACCGCAAGGCGCGCCAGCTCGGCATGCGCCATACGCACTTCCGCAATGCGAGCGGGCTCTCGCCGCACAACGTCTCGACCGCCGCCGATCTGGCCAAGCTGGTGGCATACGCGCATCGCGACCCGCTGATCCGACGCTTTTCCACCGACAAGTGGGATACCGTGCATCCGGGGCGCGGCCAACTCGTGTATGTCAACTCCAACGCGCTGATTCGGCTCGGGCATGCGCCCATCCAGTTGCAGAAAACCGGCTTTATCAACGAGTCCGGTCACGGCGTGGTGATGCGCATGCTGGTGCGGGGCCGCCCCCAAACGCTGGTGCTGCTGGGCTCGCGCACGCCGCGCGGCGACATCGCCGATGCGATTCGAATCCGCCGCTGGCTCGACTGCTCGCTGGGTTAG
- a CDS encoding alkaline phosphatase family protein: MANQLGNIDHIVYLMLENRSFDQMLGFLYSDSGNRSPAGHAFDGLTGQESNPDDAGRPVPVYKIRASDAHPYLMPGADPGEGFLNTNYQLFGTDAPAHDAIPNNQGFVRNFKAAIASDLARHYRDSLPGTEPSQIMGMYTPELLPVLSGLARGYAVCDAWFASVPSMTMPNRAFALAGTSQGHLDDHVKIFTCPSIFGRLGERQIDWAVFGYNRDPITRHDFPDTQSADDSHFGHFRDFQARAADGTLPAFTFLEPSWDANGNSQHPNYDVAAGEQLIHDVYQAVRTGKNWHRTLLIINYDEHGGNYDHIAPPANVAAPGDGTQGEFGFDFTRLGVRVPAVLVSPLIAPGTVFRTSSTTPIDHTSVLATIHQRWGTAPLSARDRAAPSLGDVLTLTRARTDDPLQGVSVPQAGIHHPNAARPSRLDRLHAARIAALPLRNEKGFYEEATPDLRSSSELGDFIRDRSAAWREHMRRLRQRRPG, translated from the coding sequence ATGGCAAATCAACTTGGCAATATCGATCACATCGTCTATCTGATGCTGGAAAACCGCTCGTTCGATCAGATGCTGGGATTCCTCTATAGCGACAGCGGCAATCGCTCGCCGGCCGGACATGCGTTCGACGGCCTGACGGGACAGGAGTCGAACCCTGACGACGCGGGTCGCCCGGTGCCGGTCTACAAAATACGGGCGAGCGACGCGCACCCGTATTTGATGCCGGGCGCAGATCCGGGCGAGGGATTTCTCAACACGAATTACCAGTTGTTCGGCACCGACGCCCCGGCACACGATGCGATCCCGAACAATCAAGGTTTCGTACGCAACTTCAAGGCAGCGATCGCCTCCGATCTGGCCAGGCATTATCGCGACTCGCTGCCCGGCACCGAGCCGTCGCAAATCATGGGCATGTACACGCCCGAACTGCTGCCGGTGCTTAGCGGGCTGGCACGCGGCTACGCGGTTTGCGACGCGTGGTTTGCATCGGTGCCGAGCATGACGATGCCCAATCGCGCATTCGCGCTGGCCGGCACGTCGCAGGGGCATCTCGACGATCATGTGAAGATATTCACCTGTCCGAGCATTTTCGGGCGCCTGGGCGAACGACAGATCGACTGGGCCGTGTTCGGCTATAACCGCGACCCCATCACGCGTCATGATTTTCCCGACACGCAAAGCGCCGACGACAGCCACTTCGGCCATTTCCGCGACTTTCAGGCGCGCGCGGCCGACGGCACGCTGCCGGCGTTCACGTTTCTCGAACCGAGCTGGGACGCCAACGGCAACAGCCAGCATCCCAACTATGACGTGGCCGCCGGCGAACAGTTGATTCACGACGTCTACCAGGCCGTGCGCACCGGCAAGAACTGGCATCGCACGCTGCTGATCATCAACTACGACGAGCATGGCGGCAACTACGATCACATTGCGCCGCCGGCGAATGTCGCCGCGCCTGGCGACGGCACGCAGGGAGAATTCGGCTTCGACTTCACCCGGTTGGGCGTGCGTGTGCCGGCCGTGCTGGTCTCACCGCTGATCGCTCCCGGCACGGTATTCCGCACTTCGTCCACCACTCCGATCGACCATACGTCGGTGCTGGCGACGATTCACCAGCGCTGGGGTACCGCGCCATTGAGCGCGCGTGACCGGGCCGCACCATCGCTGGGCGACGTGCTCACGCTCACACGAGCGCGCACCGACGACCCGCTGCAGGGCGTGAGCGTACCTCAGGCCGGCATTCATCACCCCAATGCGGCGCGCCCGTCCCGGCTCGACCGGCTGCACGCGGCACGCATCGCTGCCTTGCCATTGCGCAACGAGAAGGGTTTCTACGAGGAAGCGACACCTGACTTGAGGTCCAGCAGCGAGCTTGGCGACTTCATCCGCGACCGCTCGGCCGCCTGGCGCGAACACATGCGGCGACTGCGTCAACGGCGTCCCGGCTGA
- a CDS encoding GntR family transcriptional regulator — MKQAAVPAVAPEISNRPSFSNDEISRRIQNAVLEHRLAPGTKLVEERLAEISGVSRTKIREVLGKLAHEGLVTLIPNRGAFIASPSAQQARDVFVTRRMIEPEMARQLANTITTPQLRALRRHVRQEGEARRRGEMHAVIRLSGEFHVLFAQMHGNEILLRLLRELTPLTCLVITLYDKPNVPACPHHEHDALIDALEARDGERAAAIMLEHLRHIEATLSFDAPATAAVDIEAIFS, encoded by the coding sequence TTGAAGCAAGCTGCCGTGCCGGCCGTCGCGCCGGAGATATCGAACCGTCCATCGTTTTCGAACGACGAGATCTCTCGCCGCATCCAGAACGCGGTGCTCGAGCATCGCCTCGCGCCGGGCACCAAGCTGGTGGAGGAGCGACTTGCCGAGATCTCGGGCGTCAGCCGCACCAAGATCCGCGAAGTGCTCGGCAAGCTCGCGCACGAGGGGCTGGTGACATTGATTCCCAACCGTGGCGCCTTCATTGCCAGCCCGAGTGCCCAACAGGCGCGCGACGTGTTTGTCACGCGTCGCATGATCGAGCCGGAAATGGCGCGGCAGTTGGCGAACACCATCACCACGCCGCAACTGCGTGCGCTGCGCCGGCACGTGCGTCAGGAGGGCGAGGCACGCCGACGCGGCGAGATGCACGCGGTGATCCGTCTTTCCGGGGAATTCCATGTGCTTTTCGCACAGATGCACGGCAACGAGATTCTGCTGCGGCTGCTGCGCGAACTCACGCCGCTGACGTGTCTGGTGATCACCCTCTACGACAAGCCCAACGTGCCAGCGTGCCCACACCATGAACACGACGCGCTGATCGACGCCCTCGAGGCGCGCGACGGCGAGCGCGCCGCCGCGATCATGCTCGAGCACCTGCGGCACATCGAAGCGACGCTGAGCTTCGACGCGCCGGCTACAGCGGCCGTCGACATCGAAGCGATTTTTTCCTGA